Proteins from a single region of Amblyomma americanum isolate KBUSLIRL-KWMA chromosome 10, ASM5285725v1, whole genome shotgun sequence:
- the LOC144107877 gene encoding acyl-coenzyme A thioesterase 13-like, whose translation MPTPPMPIATTVNNMAAYTLDRIRQLLQRVVSSGTFTKHFEAVRIVSAGDGKCTAELTVDENVLNNLGTMQGSFSASLVDVISTYALLTLRDVRNVSVDMSMSYVGKAALGDAVLVEAATTKLGNTTAFLTVDIRNKETGRLLVKGLHTKQLINGLDYLGNKVEVANAPSR comes from the exons ATGCCGACACCGCCGATGCCGATAGCAACGACAGTAAACAACATGGCCGCGTACACACTGGACCGTATTCGTCAGCTCTTGCAGCGAGTTGTAAGCAGTGGAACTTTCACAAAACACTTCGAGGCG GTGCGTATCGTCTCGGCAGGCGATGGCAAGTGCACGGCTGAGCTCACGGTCGACGAGAACGTCCTCAACAATCTCGGAACCATGCAGGGGAGCTTTTCGGCGAGCCTCGTCGACGTCATTAGCACGTACGCTCTCCTGACGCTCCGAGATGTGCGTAACGTCAGCGTGGACATGAGCATGAG TTACGTGGGCAAGGCGGCGTTGGGCGACGCAGTCCTGGTGGAGGCTGCCACCACCAAGCTGGGCAACACCACGGCTTTCCTCACTGTCGACATTCGCAACAAGGAGACGGGCAGGCTGCTCGTCAAGGGCCTGCACACGAAGCAGCTGATCAATGGCTTGGACTACCTGGGCAACAAGGTGGAGGTTGCAAACGCACCTTCGAGATGA